The genomic DNA AAGTGAATCTGCTTGACATTAACGGTGAACCGACCGAAACAGATGTAGACATGACGTTCTACGACTTACATTCGGGCAAGATGGTTTACAACCTCATTCACACCATGAACCATCGCGGGGTTCCAGACACATTGGTCATTGATCCGTTGGCTTCTTACCGAATGAAAGTTCACACGGTTCCACCCGTGTTTAAGGACAGCATCGAACTGACTCCGGGCATTCACAACATCATTGCGGTGGATGCACCTCAGGGCGACCTCATCATGAAAGTGCAAGGCAAGCACGATTACGAAAACCTTCAGGCCATTGTGCGAAAAGGAGGCGATATGAACACGCTAACGATGCAAAAGGTCGGTAGGAAGCAACGCTATTTGGTTGGCACCTACGACCTTGAAATCCTGACATTACCAAGGATGTATGTTTCGGGAGTGAACGTGGCGCAAAGCCATACCACCACCGTGGAAATTCCGCAACCAGGCATGGTTCACATTATGCGTAAATCCAAAGGTGTTGGTGATGTTTTCGTGAAGGATGGAAACTCCCTGAACTGGATTTATTCGCTCGACCCCGAACTTACTTCAGAAAGTATTCCGCTTCAACCTGGAAGCTACAAAGTGGTGTTCCGACCTACGGGTTCGAAGCGCGCTTTCTACACAATTGATCAGGATTTCACAATTTTCTCTGGCAAATCACAATTGGTTGAATTGAGATGATGAACACTTTTGATAAGCCACAGAGACACAGAATGCACAGAGGTTTTCACAGAATGGAAAATCTCGATTTTTCTGTGGAAATCTGTGTTTCTGTGGCTAAAATCATGTCATGAAATACTCAGAGAAAGACTTTCCCCTTCAAAAGGAGACCGACATCATCATCGGTTCAGGAATAGAAGTTCACAAAAGTCTTGGTGCTGGTTTTCTTGAGATTGTTTACAAGGATGCCTTAGAACTGGAATTCAGACAGAGAAACGTGTTCTTCGAAAGAGAAAAAGAATATCCTGTTGTGTACAAGAACGAGATTCTACCTCATTGTTTCTATGCGGATTTTGTAGTATTTGAAAATGTGATCCTTGAAATAAAGGCGAAATCAGACATTGCCAACGAAGACATTTCACAAACCCTCAATTACCTAAAATGCTCCAACTGCAAAGTTGGTCTGATATTGAATTTCGGTAGAACAACACTTGGTATAAAGCGACTTACTCTTTAATGAATACATTGCTGCATTTCTCTGTGAAAACCTTCTGTGCATTCTGTGCCTCTGTGGCTAAAAAACATAACTCATCATGGTAATAGAAAAACTGACCGAAGACCGCGACACACGCTCTGGATTTGGAGCTGGACTTCATGAACTGGGAAAGAACAACGACCAAGTGGTAGCCCTCTGCGCTGACCTTACCGGCTCGT from Flavobacteriales bacterium includes the following:
- a CDS encoding GxxExxY protein, with the protein product MKYSEKDFPLQKETDIIIGSGIEVHKSLGAGFLEIVYKDALELEFRQRNVFFEREKEYPVVYKNEILPHCFYADFVVFENVILEIKAKSDIANEDISQTLNYLKCSNCKVGLILNFGRTTLGIKRLTL